The proteins below are encoded in one region of Mycobacterium pseudokansasii:
- a CDS encoding NUDIX domain-containing protein, with protein MPRLSAGLLLYRAPTGVIDVLIAHPGGPFWARKDDGAWSIPKGEYPDGDDPWLAARREFTEELGLPVPDGARIDLGALKQPGGKVVTVFAVEADLDVTDMRSNTFELEWPKGSGTLRSFPEVDRAGWFPVAQARAKLLKGQRAFLDRLMADPSVAGLSKGS; from the coding sequence ATGCCCAGACTCAGCGCCGGTTTGCTGCTGTATCGGGCACCGACCGGCGTCATCGACGTCCTCATCGCGCATCCCGGAGGGCCGTTTTGGGCGCGCAAAGACGATGGCGCATGGTCGATTCCGAAAGGTGAATACCCCGACGGCGACGACCCGTGGCTGGCCGCCCGGCGCGAGTTCACCGAGGAGCTGGGGTTGCCGGTTCCGGACGGAGCGCGAATCGACCTGGGCGCGCTGAAACAACCGGGCGGCAAGGTCGTGACCGTCTTCGCCGTCGAAGCCGACCTCGACGTCACCGACATGCGCAGCAACACCTTCGAACTGGAATGGCCGAAGGGGTCAGGCACGTTGCGGTCGTTCCCGGAGGTCGATCGGGCCGGCTGGTTCCCGGTGGCGCAGGCGCGCGCGAAGCTGCTCAAGGGGCAGCGCGCCTTCCTGGATCGGCTGATGGCAGATCCTTCGGTGGCGGGGTTAAGCAAGGGTTCGTGA
- a CDS encoding haloalkane dehalogenase, with amino-acid sequence MQTLRTADERFDDLPDFPYAPRYCELPDGEGGTLRVAWVQDGPDRADPVLMLHGEPSWSYLYRKMIPVLAGAGHRVICPDLVGFGRSDKPTRREDHTYARHVEWMRALAFDVLDLRNVTLVGQDWGGLIGLRLAAEHPERFARLVVANTGLPNGEQPMAEIWWRFREAIQTAPKLDIGWFVQGGCRRQMSDAVRAGYDAPFPGDDYCAGPRAMPGLVPTSPDDPAAAANKTAWTKLCVSPTPMLVAFSDSDPITGPMAEIFKREMRGAQGVEHPVVRGAGHFLQEDAGEELADYIVKFLRR; translated from the coding sequence ATGCAGACATTGCGCACAGCCGACGAGCGGTTTGACGACCTTCCTGACTTTCCTTATGCGCCAAGGTATTGCGAGTTGCCCGACGGCGAAGGCGGGACACTGCGGGTCGCCTGGGTGCAAGACGGGCCGGACCGCGCCGACCCCGTGCTGATGCTGCATGGCGAGCCGTCATGGTCTTATCTGTACCGCAAGATGATTCCGGTCCTGGCCGGCGCGGGCCATCGTGTCATCTGCCCGGACCTGGTCGGCTTCGGCCGATCCGACAAGCCGACCCGCCGCGAAGACCACACTTATGCGCGTCATGTCGAGTGGATGCGCGCGCTGGCTTTCGACGTGCTGGACCTGCGCAACGTCACCCTGGTCGGACAGGACTGGGGCGGGCTGATCGGATTGCGGCTGGCCGCCGAACATCCCGAGCGCTTCGCGCGGCTGGTCGTCGCCAATACCGGACTGCCCAACGGAGAGCAGCCAATGGCCGAGATCTGGTGGCGCTTTCGGGAAGCGATCCAGACCGCGCCGAAGCTGGACATCGGCTGGTTCGTGCAAGGGGGATGCCGGCGGCAGATGAGCGACGCGGTGCGCGCCGGCTATGACGCTCCCTTTCCCGGCGACGACTACTGTGCCGGCCCGCGCGCCATGCCCGGCCTGGTGCCGACCTCCCCGGACGACCCGGCGGCCGCGGCGAACAAGACGGCCTGGACGAAACTGTGTGTGAGTCCGACGCCGATGCTGGTGGCGTTCAGCGACAGCGACCCCATCACCGGGCCGATGGCCGAGATCTTCAAGCGTGAGATGCGCGGTGCTCAGGGCGTCGAGCACCCGGTAGTACGCGGCGCCGGCCATTTCCTGCAGGAGGACGCCGGCGAAGAGCTGGCCGACTACATCGTGAAATTTCTGCGCCGCTGA
- a CDS encoding DUF2330 domain-containing protein, with protein sequence MAVLRFCRLVFVIGLLLSVAMATTVPAAPGHACACRAAIAPGGARATMNHEAALLHWDGTTETIVMQLAMDATTDNVALVVPTPAPATVAAADKAAFVELDTLTAPQVQHKRRWILGIGMVGSAPREGAAGAHAPSPSTTTSPSRSW encoded by the coding sequence ATGGCGGTGCTGCGCTTCTGCCGGTTGGTATTCGTTATCGGGTTGCTGCTTTCGGTAGCCATGGCCACCACGGTGCCGGCCGCGCCGGGCCATGCCTGCGCATGCCGCGCGGCGATCGCTCCGGGTGGTGCCCGCGCCACCATGAATCATGAAGCGGCACTGTTGCATTGGGACGGGACAACCGAGACCATCGTGATGCAGCTCGCGATGGACGCCACCACCGATAACGTCGCGCTGGTGGTACCAACCCCCGCCCCGGCCACCGTCGCCGCGGCGGACAAGGCTGCCTTCGTGGAGTTGGACACGTTGACGGCGCCGCAAGTCCAGCACAAGCGTCGCTGGATCCTCGGTATCGGGATGGTCGGATCTGCGCCGCGCGAGGGGGCCGCGGGGGCACACGCTCCGTCGCCGTCTACGACAACGTCGCCATCCCGATCCTGGTGA
- a CDS encoding cysteine hydrolase family protein produces the protein MGAELVPLGAVAATAWRVSEDLVDTVRNTPHPRPVRLAAEPQNLLIDLSRTGIVIIDMQNDFCAQGGWLDHIGVDITPVRKPISPLRGLLPALRDSGVPVVWVNWGNRPDRLNLSPSLLHAFNPVGTGVGIGDPLPHTGARVLQRDSWAAAIVDELQPVAADIRVDKYRMSGFWDTVLDSILRNLGLTTLLFGGVNTDQCVMTTLQDANFLGYDCILVTDCTATSSPEYCWEATLYNVKQCFGFVTDSAALRQALS, from the coding sequence ATGGGCGCAGAACTAGTGCCGCTGGGCGCGGTGGCGGCGACAGCATGGCGGGTGTCGGAAGATCTCGTTGACACCGTCCGCAACACACCCCATCCGCGCCCCGTCCGGCTTGCCGCCGAACCGCAGAACCTCTTGATCGATCTTTCCCGAACCGGGATTGTGATCATCGACATGCAGAACGATTTCTGCGCACAAGGTGGCTGGCTCGACCACATTGGCGTTGACATCACGCCTGTCCGCAAACCCATCAGTCCCCTGCGTGGCCTGCTGCCCGCATTGCGGGACTCCGGTGTGCCGGTCGTATGGGTGAACTGGGGCAATCGACCGGACCGGCTGAATCTCAGTCCATCTCTGTTGCATGCTTTTAACCCAGTGGGCACGGGCGTCGGCATTGGTGATCCGCTGCCCCACACCGGCGCCCGCGTTCTACAACGCGACAGTTGGGCTGCCGCGATTGTCGACGAACTTCAGCCGGTAGCGGCGGACATACGCGTGGATAAATATCGGATGAGTGGCTTCTGGGACACTGTATTAGACAGCATCCTGCGAAACCTCGGCCTGACCACGCTGCTGTTCGGTGGTGTCAACACTGATCAGTGCGTCATGACCACACTGCAGGACGCCAACTTCCTTGGCTACGATTGCATCCTAGTCACCGATTGCACGGCGACCAGTTCGCCCGAATATTGCTGGGAAGCAACGCTTTACAACGTGAAGCAGTGCTTTGGATTTGTCACCGACAGCGCCGCGCTGCGTCAGGCGCTCAGCTAG
- a CDS encoding lysophospholipid acyltransferase family protein: MANWDPAFTKALIGTVTPLIKRWFRAEVRGLESFPPTGGALLVSNHSGGVLTPDWNVLAPAFYGRFGYGRPLYTLAHYGVFFTPFRAALGRLGVVHANRDNAVKALRSGAVVLAFPGGDYDAFRPTLAQNVIDFDGRTGYVRTALQAGVPIVPAVSIGGQETQLFVTRGNWLAKHLGLKRIRIEILPVTIGLPFGLTVFFPANMPLPAKIVYQVLEPIDVAAQFGTDAEAAEVDAHVRSVMQAALGRLGRQRRVPILG, from the coding sequence ATGGCCAACTGGGATCCGGCCTTCACCAAGGCGTTGATCGGTACGGTCACCCCGCTCATCAAGCGCTGGTTCCGGGCCGAGGTGCGTGGCCTGGAATCGTTTCCCCCGACCGGTGGCGCTCTGCTGGTGTCCAACCACTCCGGAGGGGTGTTGACGCCCGACTGGAACGTGCTTGCGCCCGCCTTCTACGGCAGGTTCGGCTACGGTCGTCCGCTGTACACCCTTGCCCACTATGGGGTTTTCTTCACCCCGTTCCGCGCGGCGCTGGGCCGCCTCGGCGTCGTTCACGCCAATCGGGACAACGCGGTCAAGGCGTTGCGTTCGGGTGCGGTCGTGCTGGCATTTCCCGGCGGTGACTACGACGCATTCCGGCCCACGTTGGCGCAGAACGTCATCGACTTCGACGGTCGGACCGGATACGTCAGGACGGCCTTGCAGGCCGGCGTACCCATCGTGCCCGCGGTCTCCATCGGAGGCCAGGAGACCCAACTCTTCGTCACCCGCGGCAACTGGCTGGCAAAGCACTTGGGGCTCAAACGAATTCGCATCGAGATTCTGCCGGTCACCATCGGCCTACCGTTCGGCTTGACGGTGTTCTTCCCGGCCAATATGCCGCTGCCCGCCAAAATCGTCTACCAGGTGCTGGAGCCGATCGACGTCGCCGCCCAATTCGGCACGGACGCCGAGGCGGCGGAGGTCGACGCCCATGTGCGTTCGGTGATGCAAGCCGCGCTCGGCCGGCTGGGCCGCCAGCGCCGGGTCCCCATACTGGGCTGA
- a CDS encoding WS/DGAT/MGAT family O-acyltransferase → MELMMPNDSMFLFAESREHPMHVGGLSLFEPPQGAGPEFVRQFYDALVANEEFQPTFRKHPATIGGGIARLAWAYDDEIDMDYHVRRSALPSPGRVRDLLELTSRLHTSLLDRHRPLWELYVVEGLNDGRFAMYTKMHHALIDGVSAMKLMQRTLSTDPDDTEVRAMWNLPRASRPPSGESSSPLSSLVKLAGSVVGLAPSTFKLARAALFQQQLTLPFAAPHTMFNVKIGGARRCAAQSWSLERVKAVKQAAGVTVNDAVLAMCAGALRYYLIEQNALPDTPLIAMVPVSLRSKDDSDGGGNKVGSLLCNLATHVEDPAERIKIISESMRANKKVLAELPQLQVLALSALHMAPLTLAGIPGFLSTVPPPFNIVISNVPGGTDPLYYGGARLDGSYPMSNIPDGQALNITLVNNAGNLDFGLVGCRRSVPHLQRLLLHLESALKDLEQAVGV, encoded by the coding sequence ATGGAATTGATGATGCCCAACGACTCGATGTTCCTGTTCGCCGAATCGCGGGAGCATCCCATGCACGTGGGCGGCTTGTCGTTGTTCGAGCCGCCGCAGGGGGCCGGACCGGAGTTCGTGCGGCAGTTCTACGACGCGCTGGTTGCCAACGAGGAATTCCAGCCCACGTTCCGTAAACACCCCGCGACGATCGGGGGTGGAATCGCCCGGCTGGCGTGGGCCTACGACGACGAGATCGATATGGATTACCACGTCCGGCGCTCGGCCCTGCCGTCGCCGGGACGGGTGCGCGACCTGCTGGAGCTGACCTCGAGGCTGCACACCAGCCTGCTGGACCGGCATCGCCCGCTGTGGGAACTGTACGTGGTGGAGGGGCTCAACGACGGCCGGTTCGCGATGTACACCAAGATGCACCATGCCCTGATCGACGGTGTCTCCGCGATGAAGCTGATGCAGCGCACCCTGTCGACCGACCCGGACGACACCGAGGTGCGGGCGATGTGGAATCTGCCCCGGGCGTCGCGCCCGCCGTCCGGCGAATCGTCGTCTCCGCTGAGCTCGCTGGTCAAGTTGGCGGGATCGGTTGTAGGCCTTGCCCCTTCGACCTTCAAGCTGGCCCGCGCCGCGCTGTTCCAGCAGCAGCTGACGCTGCCGTTCGCGGCGCCGCACACCATGTTCAACGTCAAGATCGGCGGAGCGCGCCGGTGCGCCGCGCAATCGTGGTCGCTGGAGCGCGTCAAGGCCGTCAAGCAGGCTGCCGGGGTCACCGTCAACGACGCGGTCCTGGCGATGTGCGCCGGTGCGCTGCGGTATTACCTGATCGAGCAGAACGCCCTGCCGGACACTCCGCTGATTGCGATGGTCCCGGTGAGCCTGCGCTCCAAAGACGATTCCGACGGCGGCGGCAACAAAGTCGGCAGCCTGCTGTGCAACCTTGCCACTCACGTCGAGGACCCTGCGGAGCGGATCAAGATCATCAGCGAGTCGATGCGCGCCAACAAGAAGGTGCTCGCCGAGTTGCCGCAACTGCAGGTGCTCGCGCTGTCCGCGCTACACATGGCGCCGTTGACGTTGGCGGGCATACCGGGCTTCCTGTCGACGGTGCCGCCGCCGTTCAACATCGTCATCTCCAACGTGCCGGGCGGGACAGATCCGCTGTACTACGGCGGCGCCCGGCTCGACGGCAGCTACCCGATGTCCAACATCCCCGACGGACAGGCGCTGAACATCACCCTGGTGAACAACGCGGGCAATCTCGACTTCGGACTGGTCGGTTGCCGTCGCAGCGTGCCGCACCTGCAGCGGCTGCTGCTCCACCTGGAATCGGCGCTGAAGGATCTGGAGCAGGCCGTCGGAGTCTGA
- a CDS encoding SDR family oxidoreductase, giving the protein MTVLMTGFPGFLGSALLPRILKRTDGTAICLVQSKFATLAKRRVAELSAAEPSVSGRIELVEGDITQPGLGLAAGALSEITEAWHLAAAYDLAVAREAAVRINVDGTRNVLDVLDQCPNLTRLHYFSTCYVSGRYAGPFGEDDLEVGAPFNNYYEETKHLAEADVRWRMSAGMPATIYRPSIVVGDSRTGETQKFDGPYFVMQWLLRQPRHAILPVAGDPTMTRVNVVPRDFVVDAVSYLSGLAISEGRTYHLADPQPLTVAEMTDVLARVTGRQLVKIPLPRKLAKGSLAHVPGLYRLMRIPPEAVDYFTHPTFYLTDHCRADLADGPVGPPPFTGYVDRLVDFMRRHPEVGSAAMF; this is encoded by the coding sequence ATGACCGTATTGATGACCGGGTTTCCCGGCTTTCTCGGCAGCGCGTTACTACCGCGCATCCTCAAACGCACGGACGGCACGGCAATCTGTCTCGTGCAGTCCAAATTCGCCACCCTGGCCAAGCGCCGCGTGGCCGAACTCAGCGCTGCCGAACCGTCGGTGAGCGGGCGGATCGAGCTGGTCGAGGGCGACATCACCCAACCCGGGCTCGGCCTCGCCGCGGGCGCACTGAGCGAAATCACCGAGGCGTGGCATCTGGCCGCCGCATACGATCTGGCGGTCGCTCGCGAGGCGGCGGTCCGGATCAACGTCGACGGCACCCGCAACGTCCTTGACGTACTTGATCAGTGTCCCAACCTGACCCGGCTGCACTACTTCAGCACCTGCTACGTCAGCGGACGTTACGCCGGCCCGTTCGGCGAGGACGACCTGGAAGTCGGTGCGCCGTTCAACAACTATTACGAGGAGACCAAGCATCTCGCCGAGGCGGACGTGAGATGGCGGATGTCGGCCGGGATGCCGGCGACCATCTATCGTCCCTCGATCGTGGTCGGTGACAGCCGAACGGGTGAGACGCAGAAGTTCGACGGGCCCTACTTCGTCATGCAGTGGCTGTTGCGGCAGCCCCGGCACGCGATCCTGCCGGTGGCGGGAGATCCCACCATGACGCGGGTGAACGTGGTCCCGCGTGACTTCGTCGTTGACGCGGTGAGTTATTTGAGTGGGTTGGCCATTTCCGAGGGCCGAACCTATCACCTGGCCGATCCCCAACCGCTTACGGTCGCGGAGATGACCGACGTGCTGGCCCGGGTGACCGGCCGGCAACTGGTCAAGATTCCGCTACCGCGCAAGCTGGCGAAGGGCTCGTTGGCGCATGTTCCCGGGCTCTACCGGTTGATGCGGATTCCGCCGGAGGCGGTCGACTATTTCACCCATCCCACTTTCTATTTGACCGACCATTGCCGCGCCGACCTCGCCGACGGCCCGGTCGGGCCCCCGCCCTTCACCGGCTACGTCGACCGGCTCGTGGATTTCATGCGCCGTCACCCGGAAGTCGGCTCCGCGGCGATGTTCTGA